The genome window ACCACCTGCCGGGCAGAATAGAGCCGGGTAACTGCGCGAAAGCGTTCGCCGGCCATCCATTGTTGCATTTTTTGAATTTCTTTTTCGAAGGTGCTCATTTTTAATCGCTCCCAAATGGGCAAATCCGGGATGCGGCTGCCCATATTTTTTTAAATTTTTTAGTCTAATTTTTCATATGCAATCAGCGTCAGGAAATCGACAAAATCGTCGTTGCTCACCAGTTCATCCAACAGATTTTTGGCGATGTCAAATTTCCCGGAATCAAACCGCTCGTCACCCACCAGTTGCCGGATTTTGGTCATTTCTTCCGGAACCAGTTTGTTGTATAGTTCGAGCGAAACTTTTGGCTGATCACCGTTACTCATTTCCGCCGTTGCGGTTGGGTGGTGAATCCATTGCCAGAGCTGTGCCCGCGAAATTTCTGCGGTTGCGGCGTCTTCCATCAAATTATAAATACCCGCCGCGCCAACGCCTTGTAACCACGATTCCAGATACAAAATTGCCACGTTAATATTGGTTCGTAATCCGTCTTCGGTAATTTTTCCACCGGCAATGTTGAAGCTCAGCAGATCTTTTGCAGCAATGCTCACTTCGCTGCGCAACCGCGATTTTTGATGCGGATTGGAGCCCAGAACGCTGTCGAACACGCGCTGTGCAACCGGAACCAGATCCGGATGCGCAACCCAGGTGCCGTCGAACCCGTCGTTGGATTCGCGCTTTTTGTCATCCGTCACCTTGTCCAAAGCAATGCGGTTGATTGCCTCATCGCGACGGCTGGGAATAAACGCAGCCATTCCGCCGATGGCGTGTGCACCACGCGTGTGGCAGGTTTTTACCAACAGTTCGGTGTAGGCACGCATGAACGGCACGGTCATCCCGATCTGCCCGCGATCCGGCAGCAAACAATCCGCCTGATTGCGGAATTTTTTGATCACACTAAAAATGTAGTCCCAGCGCCCGGCGTTCAGCCCGACAATGTGATCGCGCAATTCATACAAAATTTCTTCCATTTCGAATGCGGCGAGAATATTTTCGATCAGCACTGTTACTTTGATTGTGCCAATTTCCAACCCAAGCTGGCGTTGGGCATAATTAAACACCTCATTCCACAACCGCGCTTCCTGATGATTTTCCAGTTTGGGCAAATAAAAATATGGGCCGCTTCCTTTTTCCAGCAAATTTTTGGCATTGTGGAAAAAATACAACCCGAAATCGACCAGCGATCCGGACATTGGCTCGCCATCAACCTCGATGTGCCGCTCATCCAAATGCCAGCCACGCGGGCGAACCAGCAAAGTGGCAATTTCCGGATTCAACTCATACGATTTACCTTCGGGACTCTTGAAAGAAATGGTTCGATTGACAGCATCAATCAAATTAATTTGCCCTTCAATTACATTTGCCCAGGTTGGGGAGCAGGAATCTTCACAATCCGCCATAAACACTTTTGCACCGGAATTCAGCGCGTTGATCATCATTTTGCGCTCTGTCGGTCCGGTGATTTCCACCCGCCGATCCTGTAAGTCATCCGGAATGGAGCCGACTTTCCAGCTATCATCTTCGCGAATGTCGCGCGTCGATTCCAGAAAATCAGGAAACTTTCCGGCATCGATTGCTTGCTGGCGAATGTTGCGATTGGCGAGTAAAGGTTTGCGTGTCGTGTTAAATTTGCGGTGCAACCCGGCGATAAATTGAAGCGCATCATGGGTAAGAATATCGCTGTAACCTTGCGACATTTCACCGTTGATTGCGATGCCTTTTGGCAAGTTCGACATTTTAAACCCCTTTGTTTGAATTAGTGATTTTCCTTCAATCCGCCAGGATGTGAATATGTTTTTTGCCAATATGATGCCAATTTTTCAGCATCCCGGCGAAATGATCCAAAACGTCTGTTTTTGTTATATTTAGATAAATTATTCTTCGAAGTAAAGCAAAAAACAACTGCGATAAAGTGCGACACCCGCGTCGCACTTTGGTGAATTTTGCTGGTTCGCACGAGTGTTTTTCAAAATTGACGCCGATCACAATATTACTTCGTGCAAACCCAACGGCTTTTTTTGATGAATCGCTCAAAATATCGCCCAAATCGCTTTTTTTAAGAAAATTCAGTGTGACATCAGTGACGCACTTGGTGCGACATCGTTGTCTTTTTTTGAACATTACGCTGTTTTGAGAAAGCTTTGTGGGATGTTTGGATGGCTATTGTGCCAGATACACTTTGGGGAATTACAGTGTTCCGTTACGATGTTTAAAATCGTCAGTAGAGATATTGTGTTTGCTGACCAATCGCTGAAAAGTTCTTCGCGGCACTTTGGCATTTTCGGCCGCACGGGAAATATTTCCCTCGTTTGCTTTTAGATAGCGGCAAATCACTTCGTATTCAAAACGATCGATCATTTGGGATTTCAGCAACATCAGCCCTTCGTTCAGATCGATGGCATTTAACTGAACAGCGGAATCGTTGGCACCGGTAATATCGTGCGGCAAATGGAGGGTATCGATCTCGTCATTTTGAGTCATTACCACGGCGCGTTCCATCACATTTTTCAACTCCCGGATATTCCCCGGCCACTGATAATCGCAAATTGCTGCCATTGCTGCCGTAGAAATTCGGGTTACCCGCTTGTTTACTTTATCGCTGACAATTTTTAAAAAATGCAACACAAGATCAGGTATATCCTCGCGCCGCTCGCGAAGGGCAGGGCTGTAAATGGTAAACGCGTTCAATCGGTAAAACAGATCCTGCCGGAATTCGCCCCGGCGCATCGCTTCTTCCAGATCCCTGTTAGTTGCAGCGATGATCCGGACCCTTACTTTACGGGTTTCGTAATCACCCACCCGCCGAATTTCGCCGGATTGCAAAAAACGCAATAATTTTGATTGCATTTCCACAGGCATATCGCCGATTTCATCCAAAAAAATGGAGCCGTTATTTGCCAATTCCAGCAATCCGGTCCGGTCGGAATTTGCGCCGGTGAACGCACCTTTTTTGTAACCAAACAATTCGCTTTCGATCAATGTTGCGCTGAATGCCGTGCAGTTTACCGTAATCAACGGGCGAACGCGCCACGGACTGCGCTGGTGGATCATTTTTGCAACCAGTTCCTTTCCGGTGCCGCTTTCTCCGCGAATGAGAACGGTTGTCGGCGTCGGTGCAACCTGGTTGATCATGTTGGAAATTTCCTGCATTTTTTCCGTTTTCCCGATGATAAAACTACTTTCCCCGCTCTCCAACATATCCCGGCGGGCGGGTTGCAGCAAACTTTCCAACAGCTGTTGCTGCTCAGTTTCGGACCACGCCGACAGCAATAATTCCACACTTTTTTTGCCGATTAAAACAGTACTGCTATTTTTATCGCGGCTGATTTGCTGCTGGACTTCCGCGTTGCCGCCAACATTAAAAATAACATCGAGCGTTTCATCGCGGATCACTTGTTCAAATTGGTTGTAAATGGGAATATTTTGCGATTGGGTGAATGCGAGCACTTCGGGATGCGGATTTGTTCCGACGATACCGGAAACAACAATGGTTGGGTCCTGAAAAAGCAGCTTAATCAACTCATATGTTGATCGTCCTGAGCCAACGAACAATACTTTCAGGGTTGACAAATACTCATGTGTCGTTAGACTGCCTGAGTACTGATCACGCTTAACATCCATAAAAACACTCTCTTAGCGTCACAAATATATCCGCTTGAAAAGCGGCAAAAAATGTATCATTCAGTGATCTATTTATATCGTTCGGTTGCCATAATTAAACAATATATTGGGTTTTTCGCAAATTTAATGTCATGTTTTTTCTGTTTTCACTGCGATAATGATTAAATTCGAAACATCATTTCTATCTCTGCCGTAAGCAGTTGCGTTATAAAGAAAGGAAAACTTGTGAAGGCTATTGAAACCCAAAACCTTAGCCGGTTTTATCAAAAAGGTAACATAAAAGCGTTGGATGGTGTGTCGTTGACAACCGAGGCTGGCACCATTTTCAGCCTGTTAGGACCCAACGGCGCCGGTAAAACAACCCTCATCAAACTGTTGCTGGGCATCGTTTTTCCGACGGCCGGCAATGCAACGATTTTTGGCAAACCGATCAGCGATATTTCAATTCATAACGATATTGGCTATCTGGCGGAAAATCACCGTTTCCCGGAATTTTTGACAGCCAACGAAATCCTGTATTATTACGGAAAACTGAACGGCCTAAACAAAGCAACTTTGCATCAGCGAATGCCGGGATTGTTCAAGCTGGTGAATCTGGAAGGGTGGGAAAACACCAAAATCCGCAAGTTTTCCAAAGGCATGTTGCAGCGTCTGGGCATTGCGCAGGCGTTGATCAACGAACCCAAAATGCTGTTTTTGGACGAACCGACCGACGGCATCGATCCGGTGGGACGCCGGGAAGTGCGCGATTTGTTGAAAAAGCTGCGGGATCAGGGCAAAACCATTTTTTTGAATTCCCATCTGCTTTCGGAAGTTGAACGCATTTCCGATGAAATCGCTATCTTGAAAAAGGGAAAACTGGTGCGGCAGGGCAGCCTGGAATCGCTGATTTCCCGCGATCACCATTATGATTTGCTGGTTGAAAGCGAACCTTCGGCTGTTACGCCCATTTGCGAACAACTTTCTGTGCCCGTCACCGCACAAAACGGGCATTTGTCAATTGCGATAAAAGATACGGCACAACTGAATGCGCTGATCGATGAATTGCGCAGCGCAGCCGTGAAAATTCGCGGCATCATCCCCCAAAAAATTTCGCTGGAAGATTATTTTATTGAAGTTATCGAATCAAAGGAATCGCAATGAAACTGCTCGCTATCATTCAATTAACATTTCGGGAATCGCTCGCCAAAAAAACTTTTCTGGCGTTTTTGGCAATTTCCACACTGGTTTGCCTGTTGTTTATTTTCGCGCTGAATCTGGATATTGTAGACGGGCTGACCACCGGCATTTCGCTGTTTGGTCAGGAAATAAATGAAAGTGTGGACATCGCAGAATTTGTGATTATTGCACAAAGCATCATCGCGGTTGCGCTGTTTACCGGCGGCGTTTTTATGTCACTGTTTGCAACCAGCGGTTTGGTGCCCAGTTTTCTGGAAAAAGGAACGATCGATCTGCTCATTTCCAAACCGTTGAAACGCTGGGAAATTTTGCTCGGTCGCTACCTCGGCGCAGTTTCGATTGTCGCATTCAATATTTTTTATCTGGTGCTTTTTTCGTGGCTGATTTTATCACTAAAAACTGGTGTCTGGAATTGGGGATTTTTGCTTGCCGCCGTGATGATTGTAGTAACATTTTCGATTTTATTTTCGCTGATGACATTTTTGGGCATCGTTGTGCGCAGCGGTGCGTTTTCGCTGATGCTCACTTACATGATTTTATTTTTCAGCCCGATGCTGTTGCAACGCGATCAAATTTATGCGCTATTATCCAGTAAATATTACGGTTACGTGCTGGACGGATTGTATCATTTTCTGCCAAAAGTGGCGGAACTCGGCAGAATTACCGGCGATCTGGTTCGCGGCGTGCCGGTTCATTCGTGGGTACCGTTGGCAACTTCAACGGGTTTCGGTGTATTTATGCTGGGTGTGGCAGTGCTTATTTTTCAGCGAAAAAATTTCTGAGTTGCTTCCGGCAACAATTCCCGCATCGTTCCGTAAACGAATACATTGTTGAAATTACCCATTTTTGAAAAGGAGTTTTACGATGAAAATTTTA of Calditrichia bacterium contains these proteins:
- a CDS encoding ABC transporter permease subunit; protein product: MKLLAIIQLTFRESLAKKTFLAFLAISTLVCLLFIFALNLDIVDGLTTGISLFGQEINESVDIAEFVIIAQSIIAVALFTGGVFMSLFATSGLVPSFLEKGTIDLLISKPLKRWEILLGRYLGAVSIVAFNIFYLVLFSWLILSLKTGVWNWGFLLAAVMIVVTFSILFSLMTFLGIVVRSGAFSLMLTYMILFFSPMLLQRDQIYALLSSKYYGYVLDGLYHFLPKVAELGRITGDLVRGVPVHSWVPLATSTGFGVFMLGVAVLIFQRKNF
- the aceB gene encoding malate synthase A, with protein sequence MSNLPKGIAINGEMSQGYSDILTHDALQFIAGLHRKFNTTRKPLLANRNIRQQAIDAGKFPDFLESTRDIREDDSWKVGSIPDDLQDRRVEITGPTERKMMINALNSGAKVFMADCEDSCSPTWANVIEGQINLIDAVNRTISFKSPEGKSYELNPEIATLLVRPRGWHLDERHIEVDGEPMSGSLVDFGLYFFHNAKNLLEKGSGPYFYLPKLENHQEARLWNEVFNYAQRQLGLEIGTIKVTVLIENILAAFEMEEILYELRDHIVGLNAGRWDYIFSVIKKFRNQADCLLPDRGQIGMTVPFMRAYTELLVKTCHTRGAHAIGGMAAFIPSRRDEAINRIALDKVTDDKKRESNDGFDGTWVAHPDLVPVAQRVFDSVLGSNPHQKSRLRSEVSIAAKDLLSFNIAGGKITEDGLRTNINVAILYLESWLQGVGAAGIYNLMEDAATAEISRAQLWQWIHHPTATAEMSNGDQPKVSLELYNKLVPEEMTKIRQLVGDERFDSGKFDIAKNLLDELVSNDDFVDFLTLIAYEKLD
- a CDS encoding sigma-54-dependent Fis family transcriptional regulator, which encodes MIKLLFQDPTIVVSGIVGTNPHPEVLAFTQSQNIPIYNQFEQVIRDETLDVIFNVGGNAEVQQQISRDKNSSTVLIGKKSVELLLSAWSETEQQQLLESLLQPARRDMLESGESSFIIGKTEKMQEISNMINQVAPTPTTVLIRGESGTGKELVAKMIHQRSPWRVRPLITVNCTAFSATLIESELFGYKKGAFTGANSDRTGLLELANNGSIFLDEIGDMPVEMQSKLLRFLQSGEIRRVGDYETRKVRVRIIAATNRDLEEAMRRGEFRQDLFYRLNAFTIYSPALRERREDIPDLVLHFLKIVSDKVNKRVTRISTAAMAAICDYQWPGNIRELKNVMERAVVMTQNDEIDTLHLPHDITGANDSAVQLNAIDLNEGLMLLKSQMIDRFEYEVICRYLKANEGNISRAAENAKVPRRTFQRLVSKHNISTDDFKHRNGTL
- a CDS encoding ABC transporter ATP-binding protein, producing MKAIETQNLSRFYQKGNIKALDGVSLTTEAGTIFSLLGPNGAGKTTLIKLLLGIVFPTAGNATIFGKPISDISIHNDIGYLAENHRFPEFLTANEILYYYGKLNGLNKATLHQRMPGLFKLVNLEGWENTKIRKFSKGMLQRLGIAQALINEPKMLFLDEPTDGIDPVGRREVRDLLKKLRDQGKTIFLNSHLLSEVERISDEIAILKKGKLVRQGSLESLISRDHHYDLLVESEPSAVTPICEQLSVPVTAQNGHLSIAIKDTAQLNALIDELRSAAVKIRGIIPQKISLEDYFIEVIESKESQ